The Aquila chrysaetos chrysaetos chromosome 16, bAquChr1.4, whole genome shotgun sequence genome has a segment encoding these proteins:
- the DISP2 gene encoding protein dispatched homolog 2, whose amino-acid sequence MEAAPGSPRREQRPEGTRRASPGEKQNAGPCQTCLAMPEIGNTEPSYSGTSWERICPVHHCPIPASPRLGGDHLPSSSHTLGPVSTQSNGQVPSSSQDSQQHHLYYPCNQQDPRGSYGLPPLPGHGERPMLCSHLSSGDPAPASHHETSETPWKQWSPGQRRPVQHHIVTVRHDKAFRMPKSYSQMIAEWPIAVLVLCSVTAVVCTVAGLLVGNLPDFSEPLMGFEPRDTDIGRKLVVWRNVESHTGYKKTFSLSPYAEKKSYDDIGISRGQKAAQGEQEARTRRMVEQIYGADGFFCGPPEKSYSQLVFMSTTAGSLWNLQAIQSMCQIEQDKIRSHVHFRDLCQRTEANECCPSWSLGNYIAVLYNRSSCLEITQGDISHTLALLRACAPDYHKGILTPSCIGPETMRQKHSQCAQVPEKCTRFNAIYQLLHFLVDRDFLSPQTIEYQVPSLKYSLLFLPTRKGASMMGIYLDNLESWDLFDNYTSITGMDLGLKQKLFQHYLLLDTKYPVLAILAIFLSISFYLRSVFITVMVLLAVVSSLMISYFLYKVAFRFTYFPFVNLTAVVILSSICANHTFVFFDLWNISKNQNPSAGLSQWVSQTMHHFAYLMLASCFTTGAAFYASYISNIIAIRCFAIYMGTSVLVNLVFMMTWLPSSAVLYERYIATTCIYKPEDYWNNTGHKRVALSLHYILRGLQNTLSETSKLLFEKLLPCGVIKFRYIWICWFAALAIGGAYISCSNPKLKLPTLETSSVQVFRLSHPFERYDSEYCHQFMFERLEHGEGQRMPVTIVWGILPVDNGDHFNPKSNGTLVTDVTFTIQNPDAQKWLLEFCQKVKNRTFYYPDTEQKSTVCFMEEFLRWMDSRQCSQRDHSFNLCCNQFSFPYGSEVFLHCIKMMLLEQGREGAETYDLGLRFDGEGNLAALVLQFQTIYHYSFNYSKAKQFYEEINLWVTEEMKTAPVGLQNGWFTSKLELYNLQHSLSTETMVVMGLSIAISFVVLLLTTWNVLLSVFSVTAIAGTVLVTVGLLVLLEWQLNAVESLFISAAVGLSVDFTVNYCISYHLCPHSDRLSRVAFSLKQMSCATAMAASALFSAGVIMLPATVLAYRKLGIFIMMIKCISCGFASFFFQSLCCFFGPEKNCGQILWPCAHTMKDYSDDSGLNGSFACGGSEKQSRLRKVQESNTANEQYELQPLSRKLSDSFDNSTSTSKLSNRPSVLSEDTQVEDNRCPRIGMHPSLERERQNLQETLGDQQVGLCQCPALQTSSPYKHSNSEAEIHRERLCRDCRCRKYGLKAWDGSGLDHIQPAGMKEEGQLNKSQCSSDTAQQQSDYTSDNSHLPAADVYKIHRCLCSLGSSFDMLNISSETSISDFEQGLKLAESASSCPDVLELSDSYSQTERGYLNGKRDTLRLDLRETVFDISPAASQQNSSSWKNRFGLGSDGPVVLPNSQPDMPDVWIKRSSAQSSGYNS is encoded by the exons atGGAGGCCGCGCCGGGCTCGCCGCGGCGGGAGCAGCGGCCCGAGGGGACGCGCCGCGCCTCGCCCGG agaaaaacaaaatgcaggaCCTTGCCAGACATGTCTTGCCATGCCAGAGATTGGGAACACCGAGCCCAGCTACAGTGGCACTTCCTGGGAAAGAATCTGCCCGGTCCATCACTGCCCCATTCCTGCATCCCCCAGGCTGGGAGGAGACCACCTGCCCTCCTCCAGCCACACGCTTGGGCCAGTCTCCACCCAGTCCAACGGCCAGGTGCCATCGAGCTCCCAGGACTCGCAGCAGCATCACCTGTATTACCCCTGCAACCAGCAGGATCCCCGAGGCAGCTACGGCCTGCCCCCACTCCCTGGGCACGGCGAGAGGCCCATGTTGTGTTCCCACCTTTCCAGTGGTGATCCCGCACCAGCTTCTCACCATGAGACCTCGGAAACCCCCTGGAAACAGTGGTCCCCTGGGCAGCGACGGCCAGTGCAGCATCACATTGTAACAGTCAG acATGACAAAGCTTTCAGGATGCCAAAAAG TTATTCTCAAATGATTGCGGAGTGGCCCATAGCCGTCCTGGTGCTGTGTTCAGTGACGGCTGTGGTTTGCACTGTAGCTGGCCTGCTTGTTGGAAATTTGCCTGACTTTTCAGAACCCTTAATG GGTTTCGAGCCACGAGATACTGACATTGGCAGAAAGCTCGTTGTGTGGAGGAACGTAGAGAGCCATACAGGCTACAAGAAgaccttttccctttctccctatgctgagaagaaaag CTATGATGACATTGGCATTAGCAGAGGACAGAAAGCTGCTCAGGGAGAACAAGAAGCGAGGACACGGAGAATGGTGGAACAAATCTATGGAGCAGATGGTTTCTTTTGTGGTCCCCCAG aaaagagctATTCCCAGCTGGTATTTATGTCCACAACTGCTGGGAGCTTATGGAACTTGCAAGCTATTCAGTCCATGTGTCAAATTGAACAAGACAAG atacGCTCACATGTTCATTTTAGAGACCTCTGCCAACGTACTGAAGCTAACGAATGCTGCCCAAGCTGGTCTCTGGGGAACTACATTGCTGTCCTGTACAACAGGTCTTCGTGTTTGGAGATAACCCAAGGAGACATCTCCCATACCCTGGCTCTCCTTCGTGCCTGTGCTCCAGACTACCATAAAGGTATCCTCACTCCGTCTTGCATAGGTCCTGAGACCATGAGACAAAAACACTCTCAGTGTGCCCAAGTCCCAGAAAAATGTACCCGCTTCAATGCCATTTATCAGCTTCTTCACTTCTTGGTCGACAGAGACTTTCTTAGTCCCCAGACAATTGAGTACCAAGTGCCATCTCTCAAATACAGCCTGCTGTTTTTGCCTACAAGGAAAGGTGCATCTATGATGGGGATCTACTTAGACAATCTGGAATCCTGGGATCTCTTTGATAACTATACATCTATCACTGGAATGGACCTCGGCCTTAAACAAAAACTATTCCAGCACTATCTTTTACTGGATACTAAGTATCCAGTCCTGGCAATATTAGCTATTTTtctaagcatttctttttatttacgCTCAGTCTTTATTACCGTAATGGTCCTGCTCGCTGTTGTCAGTTCTTTAATGATCTCCTACTTCTTGTACAAGGTGGCCTTCAGATTCACCTATTTCCCTTTTGTAAACCTGACAGCAGTCGTCATTCTCAGCAGCATTTGTGCCAATCACACCTTTGTCTTCTTTGACCTCTGGAACATCAGCAAGAACCAGAACCCTTCCGCTGGGCTTTCTCAGTGGGTGAGTCAAACCATGCACCATTTTGCATATCTCATGCTGGCATCTTGCTTCACAACAGGTGCTGCTTTCTATGCCAGCTACATTAGCAATATAATAGCCATCCGCTGCTTTGCTATTTACATGGGCACCTCTGTGCTGGTGAATCTGGTATTCATGATGACTTGGCTTCCTTCTTCGGCTGTGCTGTACGAGCGCTACATAGCAACGACCTGCATTTACAAGCCAGAAGACTACTGGAACAACACTGGCCATAAGAGAGTCGCTCTCTCCCTCCATTACATTCTCAGGGGTCTCCAGAACACACTGTCTGAAACCTCCAAGCTACTATTTGAAAAGCTTCTGCCTTGTGGGGTCATCAAGTTTCGGTACATCTGGATCTGCTGGTTTGCTGCCTTAGCGATAGGAGGTGCCTACATTTCCTGTTCTAACCCAAAACTCAAACTCCCAACTCTTGAGACGTCGTCTGTCCAGGTGTTTAGACTGAGCCACCCCTTTGAGAGGTACGATTCTGAGTACTGCCACCAGTTCATGTTTGAGAGGCTGGAGCACGGAGAAGGGCAGCGTATGCCTGTCACGATAGTCTGGGGCATTCTGCCTGTGGATAATGGGGACCATTTCAATCCAAAAAGCAACGGCACCCTAGTGACAGACGTCACCTTCACAATCCAAAACCCTGATGCCCAGAAATGGCTCCTCGAATTCTGCCAAAAAGTGAAGAACAGAACTTTCTATTACCCTGACACAGAGCAGAAATCTACCGTGTGCTTCATGGAGGAGTTCCTCAGGTGGATGGACAGTCGCCAGTGCTCCCAGCGAGACCACAGCTTCAACCTTTGCTGTAACCAGTTCTCTTTCCCTTATGGAAGTGAAGTCTTCCTACACTGCATCAAAATGATGCTCCTGGagcaaggcagggaaggggcagaaACATACGATCTGGGCCTTAGGTTTGATGGGGAGGGAAATCTCGCTGCCTTAGTGCTGCAGTTTCAAACTATTTATCACTATAGCTTCAACTACAGCAAAGCCAAACAATTCTATGAGGAAATCAACCTCTGGGtaacagaggaaatgaaaactgCCCCTGTGGGGCTTCAGAATGGATGGTTTACCAGTAAACTAGAGCTATACAACCTCCAGCACAGTCTCAGCACAGAAACGATGGTGGTCATGGGGCTCTCCATAGCCATTTCCTTCGTGGTGCTGCTGCTCACTACCTGGAACGTTCTCCTTAGTGTTTTCTCTGTTACTGCCATCGCGGGCACTGTCCTGGTAACTGTTGGCCTTTTGGTCCTCTTGGAGTGGCAGCTCAATGCAGTGGAGTCTCTCTTCATTTCAGCTGCAGTAGGTCTCTCCGTTGACTTTACCGTCAACTACTGCATCTCCTATCATCTGTGCCCCCATTCTGACCGCCTGAGCCGAGTGGCCTTTTCCCTGAAGCAGATGAGCTGTGCCACAGCCATGGCAGCTTCTGCTCTCTTCTCTGCAGGTGTCATTATGTTGCCTGCGACGGTCCTGGCATATAGGAAGTTGGGGATATTCATCATGATGATCAAGTGTATCAGCTGTGGGTTTGCCAGCTTCTTCTTCCAGTCACTGTGCTGCTTCTTCGGCCCAGAGAAGAACTGTGGGCAGATACTTTGGCCTTGTGCCCACACAATGAAAGACTATTCTGATGACTCGGGGCTGAACGGAAGCTTTGCCTGTGGGGGGAGCGAGAAGCAAAGCCGGTTGCGGAAGGTCCAGGAGTCCAATACTGCAAACGAGCAATACGAGCTCCAGCCCTTGTCCAGAAAACTCAGCGACAGTTTTGACAACAGCACTTCCACAAGCAAGCTGTCCAACCGGCCATCAGTGCTCTCTGAAGACACACAAGTTGAAGACAACAGATGCCCCAGAATAGGAATGCACCCCTCCcttgaaagagagagacagaatcTGCAGGAGACCCTTGGAGACCAGCAGGTTGGCCTGTGCCAGTGTCCTGCCTTGCAAACTTCCTCTCCTTACAAGCACAGCAACTCAGAAGCAGAAATTCACAGGGAGAGACTCTGCCGAGATTGTCGATGTCGAAAGTATGGTCTGAAAGCTTGGGATGGGTCTGGGCTGGACCATATCCAGCCGGCTGGCATGAAAGAAGAAGGGCAGCTCAATAAATCACAGTGCTCTAGTGACACCGCCCAGCAGCAGTCGGATTATACCTCAGACAACAGccatctccctgctgctgaTGTCTACAAAATTCACAGATGCCTTTGTTCTCTTGGCAGCTCTTTTGACATGCTCAACATCTCCAGTGAGACGTCGATTAGCGATTTTGAGCAAGGCCTAAAGCTTGCTGAATCAGCCAGTTCTTGTCCCGATGTCTTAGAGCTGTCTGATTCGTACAGTCAAACAGAGAGAGGTTACTTGAACGGGAAGAGAGATACCCTGCGGCTGGACCTGAGGGAGACTGTCTTTGATATCTCTCCAGCAGCATCGCAGCAGAACAGCTCTTCATGGAAAAATCGATTTGGATTAGGGAGTGACGGTCCGGTTGTGTTACCGAACAGCCAACCAGACATGCCTGATGTTTGGATCAAACGATCTAGCGCACAAAGTTCTGGTTACAACAGTTGA